The segment gttttgctGCAACCCACAGTAACCGTAAGTGAGGGAACAAGCTATGAAGTTTGGATTTAGCTCCAAATCTCCTCCAGCCTTGAGGAGTTTTAGTACAGGATGTCAGACCTAGTTTAAAAGAACACACACTGTGGGCCTGATCTAATGCCCACTGGAAATAAGTGGAAAGGTTTCCATTGACTACAAATGGCAGCAGAATCAAAGCTTGACTCAGGACTTTATGTTGAATTAACATCTATAATGATGGTGGCTCAAACACACTATATGCATTTTCCATCCACTTTTTTCTTAATAGTTCTTTTCCCCACACTCCCTCTCTCTAGAAACAGATAATTCACTTCCAAATGGGATGCTGGAATTCCAAGCAGTCAACTCCTGAGCAACATGAACTAGACTTCCGCTTAACACACAGGTGTCAATGCGGGAACTGACTAGGAGAAGGCACAGCTTACAAAGAATTTTCATTGATTCGATTTTTGCCACCTCAGGTTTGTGAATTCCAGCATAGTGGCATTAAGATCCTGCTCACAAGAGATGAAAATCTTACCTACAAACAGCATTGCCAGGTACATTTTTAGTATGTACGGGAAGCAGATCGATAAGGCAACTGGAAATGGCAGCTTGGTGGAGTATGTGCCGAAGGATTCAAAATAAGGCAGTGATTCATAGATGGCAAATGCTGCAAAATAATGTTTTGATGTTTTTTAAATCTGGAGTTATAGAGAAAGGCCATCTCTAAGAAAACTACATTTAAGGCATGAAAATGGGTCTTGGTCTACTGCCTTATCTTGAGAAATGTAATCTGTATGAAACACTATACTTGGCATGCATGCATGGCTTTacttttaattcattttcttGAGACTGAAGTTGTAATCATTTTGATAACTAGGATTAGCAAATATTTACTTAGTCCTCATCACTGCTGGGGTTTTCAGCTACAGGTATAGTGTGCACACCTAGTATAGATACAGTAAACTGCTATAAGCCACAATGGTACCATGCATAAGTTGGTTTCAAGTATggtcagctgcaccagtgcaTTTGCTCGCTTTGCGCTTTGCACTGGGTGCCTAGAGTTAAGCTACACGAAGGACTGCAGAAAAGTGTCGGCATCCTAGGTTGATGTTCTGTGGCTTTCGTTGCACTAACAAATTGTTAATTTTCCAGGAGAAAGGAACTGTCCTGTAGAAACCAAGAAACAAAGATAAAGAAacagagaaaggggaaaggaTGAAAAAGTGTGTAGATAAGAGTAAAGGGGTTAAATGTGTCTTATTTCTCAAAAACACTGATCATCAAAATGATCAAATTCTACTGAGTGAGATTCAGAAAAAAGTAATTTGCCTCCTGCCTACTCCCTCCCTTTTACCTTTAGCCAGAATTGACAGGGGATATACTGGAATCCATAGTGTGTAGTTCAGCCATGTCAAAGCTTCATAGTATGTTCCTGTCACTGATAACATGCAGTAAGTGTatctggaattaaaaaaaaaaggcggggggggggggggggagaggagaacttgtgtttatttttcaaattctGATAAAATAGGAATGAATAAACATCTTACTCTTTAAAACAGTCACCTATTTTGAGAAACTGATGGATTCCAGATTCCTGTACTCTAATCGTTTTAGCCATTCAGGTGGAATGCTGGACATTTGTTAAAGAAAAATTGCACCCATTTTATTTCGTGTCAAACTCATCGGCACCCAGAGACAGCTAACTTGCTGAAAAGTTTTTATTTGTGACACTGGCATAGGGTGGGGagataaaaacaataataatatggTGCATTCTATATTGTGCTTCTGGTCGTGAAGGCTCTCATGCAAACCAGTTTCCAATGTGCTTTCATATTGGTTTGTCAGGAAATGGGCTTCAGGTATGCATGTAACTTCAATGGGAGGCTCATACATGTAACGGACACTAGAATATAGTCCATTATAGTTGTTTTTAGATCATATATTATTATTGCTAAATTATTGAAGCAGGCTAGAAGTTGGATTACTGCCATGGTTACAGATGGCACTAGTGTTCAGTAAGAGGGCAGCCCCCCATCATGGGGCCCAGAAATACACACTGGAATATTTCCCttatcttcactgcaaaaaacTGAGGGTCAGAGTCAGTAACTACACAACATGGGTGTCGTTCTAAAAAGTTTTGAGGTGGATATAGGGACTCAGGAGAACACCAAGGACCTAGCAGCCCTCTCAGAAAGGGCCCATCAATAAGTCTCCATATCCCAATTATGTACACCCTTGAATCCTCAGATGATTTTAGTAGGCGGTTAAAAAAAAGCCCACAGGGCCCCTTGTGTCAAGAAATGCAGGCTAATGCTTCTTAGAGGAAGAACTCTAAGAACAGtatgtctccctgtctctccctgtcgGGTCTGGGAGTAGGATTTGGCCATCTCAGAAGAGTAAAATGGAAAATTGTTTATGTACTAGCACAAGAATTCCAGAACACTGGTAGATTGTCAGTTAAGTGGAATGCCTGCTGCTTCATAATGGAGACTTCTGTCCTAGGGCTATAGGGTAATTAGCAATTTCCTCTGAAATCGAACAGTCATCATGCATAATGGGAATCCAGAACTCCTGGTTGTTAGACTCTCAAGGTGGTCTAATTCTTACCAGCTTCTTTGAACTGAGTGACCCAGTAACTTTCTGAAGATTTGAGACTGGTTTGATCACATTTTTGGTCAGTTGAAAGGCCTATGCTTACGGTAGATcgctttaaaaaaagtgtttaagcCACCATTAGCTGGGACTGTTTCTGGCAGATAACACAGCCCTCAGCAAACTTCCTAGTGGCCCCAGTATTAACTTTCTGTGAAATCCTGGGTGGTACACCTGATGGAAAGGTAAAGAGGTTAGGGAAACCTGTGCTgttccttctcctctctccctttatttttcaccagttttttttttttaaagcaaacctgCAATACAGTAGAAAACGCAGACTGTGCACTTGGTAATAAGCAAGAAAGATCAGATGTGTAGGGGTAGGTAGAATTCACCCTCCCTGTGTCATTAGCTCTAACGCTCAGAAAACTTCCATCTCTTTTAAGAATGTatctagaactggttgttaaggtATGAAAGAAGAGCCTCCTCCTGGCTCTATCACCAAAACATCGCCTTTTGCTGGTGTGATCTTCCCCACACTACGCCCGCTGGATCTACCAGTGCTGTGGCACAAAGCTACTATACCTCACTAGAAAATCTGCCACCGAATTCTGTAATTTCAAATAATGCTTTCTCAGATGCTCAACCCTAATCAGTAAATAAAGACAATGCAAGTATTCCCTAGAGGCTGGGAAacattgaaaataaatataaccTTTGACAGCTGCTGTTTTTCTGGGGTTTGTCTCCAGTGAATTTTCTGTtggtatgttttaaaatatagttgAAGGAAATTCTCTTAAGGAGCAGGTACTTCTCCTAAACAATCACCCCCCAAGGAAGTTGTGCCTCAAAGACATAACAGAACACTTAATGAGTCTAACACAATCAAGCAGACAGGGCTAATGTATCCATTACTGATGGCTGATTGTGATACAAATCTGATTAagtctatatctatctatctacacacATACCCCCATGGTGAACAAACGAAGGAAAGGGAACTAGACAGATATGTTCTCCATAGATAAGGAGGAACTATAAAGTAAACTAGATTCAAAATATTTCTAAATCAATACTAacattttacattattatttGAACCGTACATTTATGCTGGAGACAATATTATGTAGGAGGTCTCATCCGTTTGCATACTCGATGGTTGCCATTATTTTGACTGTAATAGTTGGTCTTTAAGGATTATAGTAAATAATAACATATTGACAATTCTATGCTGGAGCTTTTTGTTTCTGATGTTTTCTTTTTCGCATTAGCTGAAGAGTGCATTTTCATTGGGTTTTATTTTACCTTTgaatctttaaaaattaaaaaaatgggatatgaataattaaaacaaattcaCCTAGAACCCGAACAAACATCTTGATCCCATATGCCATTCATCTTCCTTCTCCAGCTCTCTTCATACCATACATCTTTCAGCTACCTCTCCAGTGACATCAAGGTCATCTCAGTACAAATGAATGAATTTTAAATAATGGAACAAAAACCCATCCAAGGTGAAAATCATCCCTTTGCAGAGAACTGGTGCAAGGGCTATACACTGCTTAAGTGCCACTTAAGCCTACATGTCTTCCTTGatgtaagttaaaaaaaaacaaacagaaatccaCAGAGGCACATTGTTCCTGCACAGGGTGAGTTTTATGTCCAATGCAAAAACTAACAGGGTGGGATTGTAAGTGACTTAACACACATTCCATTGAAAGTCACCTGTAACTTCATGCTGTGTAAATCTTTTTTCTATTCCTATGCTCTTTGCCTACTGTGATTTCTCCCTGTGTCATTTATATGCCCTATCTAGCCTAAACTTTCAGGTCACAGGGGCAAGAACTAGGTCTCTTTGCAGTCTGAAATGCATTGTCCACTTGATATATAACGATCAAAATCTTAATGAATGGCCTGCAGTTGTGAGTTACTGTACTACAAGTCTTGTGTCTAAGGCTGTCTTCCCCCTGCTCACTTACATGTATTTGCAgtagctctcattgagctggCATGagtaaaaatagctgtgtatccaagggcatgggcagcagcaacAGAGGCATGGCTGACCCATGCACAGTATAAACCTGCCTGAAACTGGTGGGTGCGGGCTCAGCCATACCTCTGCTGCTGCTACAGTGGCGCTGCTGCCGTTTCCACTCACGCTAGCCCAGGGACAGCGGCTGTGAGAACGTGTACGTGAGCAAGGGAATCACCCCCTAGcgtgtagcgtagacatggcctacaTGAGCTGTAAAAAGGAGATGTTGCTTTTACCTCAAAGCAAAGGTATTGGAGATAGCGTTCGGGAACGGCCTTCCTTAAAGGCTGGGCTGCTGTTCTCAACTGGTGTCAGAAAGGTCAAATCTTTTGAAATAGAAAACTTGAATGCAGGGGCTGACTCTTGTAATATGGTAATAGGTTTTCAGTTTGCCTAACTGATACACCAGTTATTCTAGAAACCCCAGGGTGCCTTATCAAATATGAACATTTGTGTAAAACGTAAAAATGTGTTTCTGCCGAggtcaaaacaatgaaaaaaatcagatgGCATGCACTGGGTTTGGATAGCTCCATGTGACAGAAGCGCTTGCTTTACTTTTATGAGGTGACCGATTTCTTACCTGATCACATCCAGTAAattccaaaggaaaaataaaacgcACACAATATATTTCCCTTGAACTTCTTCTTGACTGGTGATAACAAATAAAATGATGATTCTCTCAGTTAtctgacaagaaaaaaaattacagtaataATGACTTTCTACTCATATGCATGGTTTGTGTATCTCTGACTTCTGGATCACTTCAGCAACAAGGATGTCATGACACTCTAGTGTGTATTACACTAAGTCTGGCATCCCTGTTCTTTCCTTCAGCTTAGGTCCCCAGGCTGCATTCATGCCTTTAGCAGTAACAAAAATCCTGAAGGCCTGTGTAATCCTCCCAAAAGCCTGACGTTAATCCACTCTGGATTATACTTGCATTGAAAGTGTTTAAAATATAGggacaaattctcagctggtgtaaaccaagATAGCTACACTGACGTCATACCAGCTGAGCAAGTGACCCACACAATCTGTTCTGTTAACTCTTAcagatttaaattatttaatgggCAAAGTATCTACCCACTTATGAAGTCATGAAAAGAACACTGCGTAACTAGAATAGAATGTCTGTACAACACTTTTTCTATATCTTATTTACCAGTTCCTGTGTGGAACTCTGGGCACAGACTATAATTTTAACAACAAAGCTCTTCCACATCTGTCAGATACAGCAGAATGTCCACGCATCGTCTTATTCTTCATTAAACTGATGCGAGAACGGATTTCCTGTTGCCAGCCCCTAGTTATCTAGAAACAGAACACAACCCCCCCTGCTGGATCCAGTTCCTCCTCTTGAAAATCTTTAACGTATGCCACAGATTAAGCTTTGCTCTCTGGCCATATCTTTCCCTTCAGTTGTTAACACAAAGTAAACTCTTAGAGGGGAGTGAATCAGACTCCAGTCTCAGCCAGGGAGCAAAGATGAAAGGGACTAACAGAGCAGCCTTCAGAAATTATTAAACTAAAAAGCTGCCAGCAACAACCCTGCTTAAGTCAATGGGGTTCCTCACAGGCTCTCAGGGATCTGTCAACACAGAGCAGCTGACAGAGTTAGTACCTTAGTAAATTGGGAAGaaagtaggggttttttttgtttgtttaaagaaaaaaaattctgctttatGTGTAAATGAGGGTTTGCATGTGGCTTTGTGTTCTCGCTCTTACAATCCCTAATTGACTATGGTAAAGTATTTGCCCTGATACTcttaaaaaaatttcactagAAACCATGTCTTTTCATGTCcttaaaaagggaaaaggaagcaTGTGCAGtcatttcacaaaatgtaaacagtatggttttgtttttcattcgTCCTCATTCAGTACATGAAGATCAAAGTGGAATTTCCTCTCTCTCACAGTTACCCCATTCCAGCATCCACTCAGTCCTGTACGCAAGCTCAAATTTCCACAGTACAATTTGACCATTTTAAGAGTAAGCAAGACAGCAAGAAATCAGATTCAATCAGGACAAAATAGATTGCACAATCCCTCTTTGTAAAcattcaaatctctccttaaaattcACCTCAGCTGTGCTGTGTAGAGAACAAAGCACCATGGCCAGGCAACCAATGTGGTGTGATCGCTGCTTGTTACACTTACCATAAACATTAACGGttaccttgtgctcccccatccaTCTGTTTATATCCACTTGTCTTTCATCTTATatggtaagctctttggcacAGGGACCATGTGTGCATACATGAACACTGCCCTGGAGGAGGCCTTTAAATGTATGTCCTTAGTCACAGTAATCAGTACCCAGGCTTAGCCTAATTCAGGTGTGAACAGCCACACTCTAGTGAAGTGCATCCTCAGTAGTGCTGCACTCACCCATGAGTGGTGCTCGGACTTCTGGCaacatatcccatggttctttgtgatccactctgattCTTTCAGAGTGAATTGTGGAGTAATTTGTCTGTCCTTCCGGGCACATGGGGgcaattgtgggaaggcattggagaactGTATCAACACTTGAGTTATTTAACCTGTatcttcactgcaaagtgggcagaTTACCAGCTTGAGTGAAAGCAGCACCCAGGTTCTAACCCATACCCCCAACCACGCCAGCTTGCCTGGGTTGAAATTAACATCAAgtgagctgggttttttttttgtgtggacaGGAGGAAGGAGCCTGgactaactctgcagtgaagacataacctAAGTCcaactacaatacaaataatacctGCTCATATCCTTTCCTGACCCATTCCTACCCAGTTCCGAGACCCCACCTGCAATCCTCTCCATGCTGCCCTGATGAGCACTGCAGTGATTCATAGTGTGCAGAGTTTTCTTGCATGGTCTCTCCATAGCTTGCCTAATTTGCACAGTGGAAACAGTAGTTTTACTGTAATTAGAGTCTTCTCCCTgacaggatggggaggggggagtgctgTGAAAGGCAGCCTTTGGCCCATTGTCTACAGAGGCTGTGGCAGCTCTCCAGTTGTCAGTTATTTCTTCCATGACTACCATCTAACCTGGTTTATCCACAGCAATTGTATTGTCATAGAATCGTGTCTTCAGGCTGGCTTTCCTGCTCTGAGCTTCCATCGTAAATTCCATTCATAATAAAGTCTATGTCAGTACTAGAGAACGTGTGAGCTCAGCCAAGACTGACCTCTGTGCAATAAATAGTCTTAGCCTTAGCAGATAGCTGTTCTCTAAGAGATGAGGCGTGTGTGCATTTGCCTCAGGATACATTGGACAGcacacttttgtgtgtgtgcgcataggAGCATGTGGACTTATAAGAATTtgtattttcaatttaaaagttaGCTGCATTTTGATGACTTTCTACATTTGACACCATGCCTGAGAATCAGCACTCAGGATAAAAATCTGTATTAGTCAATCccttttttaaatgcagatttcAAAAGAGATACATCATCTATTCTGGGCATCATTTGAAAAGAGGGGGTTACCCAAAATACTAAAAACACAACTAAATGTGCTTGTCTTTGCACCACAGACAGTAGCACCAGTTTCATCAATATTCACCTGTTAAGGAATCGGAGGTGTGGAGTTGCTGGCTTTTCAGTTCTTAGAGAGGAAGACCAAAAGCTCAAGTTTAAGTTAACTCCAAAGCAGAGAATAAGAGTTCCCAGGAGAACATAACACAAAATTCTCTCGTTCTCTGCCAGAGCACATTGTTCGGGTTTCTCCTCTTTCTTTGCTCCCACAACAAAAGGTATGCACTTAAATTCCTATAAAATGTCACAACCCCTGGAGCCTTTTGTAAGTTGATTATATGTCTGGACATGTGATTGTGCTAACTTTTTGACCTTTAGTCAAAAAAAGGAACTGCTTTTTCCTCCTACCCAGCCCAGGCAtagcccttcctctctccctgcccacccctctcTAAAAGAGATCCTCCCCTCAATGAGCACCAACAAACGGTGCCTCCTTCAGGCAGCTTGAGCCTGTTGAACTGCTGGGAAGGGTTTCTCAGCCACCACTTTGCAATCCAGTTGCTGTTCCTCCTCACACATGGTTATGTATGTGGTGCCTCCCCATTGCTCGTTCCTGCCTTAGGGAACTGGTTAGGAACTGGCAGCTAGGCAGGCTGAGCACAGCAAGGGGAAAGCAGAGCCAGTTGGAATTCACTAAAGGTGAGGTTTGTGCCCCGACTACCTCCTAATGGCCCagctcctttcttttctcctgacACAGTACCTCCTAGTGGTCCCTCAGAGCCTTAGACAGTAGCAGGTCCCCAAGCTGTTTAATACCCTGAATAAAAGagtctctcattgaagtcaaggagATATACTTATCTTCCAGGACGGAAGTGGGGAGAATTCAACCGCTCAGAATTAGCCAGTCTCCTACTGACTATAAACACTGCTCCAGAAAGAACTCAATTGTCCATGAAGGAAGTCTTCCCTTCATTCTGCTCTACTGGTCACCCAGTAGGTTacgttgtgtttgtttttcttttgccattATACATTTGGGGATTCTGATACCAAACATGCTGGTCTGCTGACGAGTATACACTTAACTGTAGGGAAGGGGCAAGGAAGCGAGTTAGAGCTGCTGGAAGTTACATTAGGAATTATGCTGGGGAATTCTATCCTGTAAGTATCTCCTAGTCACCAACTGCAGCTCAGGTTAAATCCAATCAGAAAGAGACAGGGATTCTTTGGTGCAGTATAAATTGACTTACCTGTAAAAACCTTGGGAGAAAACAGTTTTTTTCAATGCCAACTAGAATGTGCAGGAGCTCTAATATGGACAACGACTGGCAAAGGCACATTACGAATCCTATAGAATAGAAGGTATCGGCCAAAGAATCTACAACcgcagggaagaagaaaaaacacaGTGCTATTATTTAAATCTCTGAATCCTTTCTATGCCAAGCCTCAGATAAGACCACTGAGGTGTCAAAAAGTAAAGTTCACATGCCACTGACCTTTGGAAACAGACAAGCACAGAATGAATGTCTGGGAAGTAGTATACGTAGTGGGGAAGCTAAGAAGGGCATGGGATAGTCTACATctgacacacttttttttttttttttttttttttaagtgaagtggCTATAATGACCACTGAATAAATCTGTGCAGGACCTGGATATTTGGTTTCAAAAACATTCCTCTGCAATAGAGGAAGGTTTGATGTTTAATAAAATATCTGCTACCTGGACTTTATAGTTTATGTGTAAACCTTTGTCCTTTGTATTCCCAAtatttgtcatttatttttaactctGAAGTCAGTTATTTTCTGTCCCTGAACTTCAGTCAACATAGGGCCAAATATAGCTCTTATCTTCCAAAATATTAAGGCAGGTCAGATCAAATACCATGGAATATTAATTGTCCTTAGCAGAAGAGAGACAGCATAGCAGCAAGAGCTATAAAAATAGTGCAGATGTATTAGTATTGTTTTGTTCAACCAATCCAATGGTCATCTGCATTGAAAGATGCAGTATTTTATCAATCTAACAAATTATAACTTGACACAGTAACAAAGAGTCCTACATTTGTTCAAAGTTTGTTATGTCCAGTTTAGGGATTTTAAAGTAAAATGATAAAGCAATGTAAAATGAAGAGTCTTACCTTTCCCAAATGACAAGAACCTGATGGTCATATTTGTAAATATCCAGGAATGTCCACAGAATTGGATTAAATAATAGATGAAGAGATAAGTGTACATTGTACAGCTGTAAAGGCAGGAACAGTAAAGTAAATATGCAAACCCACAATACATTACTTTGTATTATGTTACTATCTGTGTCAGTGTCCCAAAGCAAATTAtaccccgcccacacacacaataCGTCTACCACTGCCAGGAAAAGGAGCTGAAACTTTAAAGAAGTGTGTCTATGTCAATAGCCAGAAAATCATGCTCCTTCCTTGTGGACATTCATAAATCACTCCAAGGTGCTTTTAAGGCTGTCATCACTTCTGTAtccgagtgcctcacaatctttcatgtatttatcctcacagcaccctagTGAGGTAGGGGAATTctgttattctcattttacatgtggggaattgagagagagagattcggctaggtctacactgcagctgcgccgctgtaaagtctcccgtgtagctgctttatgctggtgggagagagctctcctgctggcataattaaaccacccccaggaGTGGCGGTGggtatgttggcaggagagcgtctcccaccgacACAGCGCTGTCCATGCCAGCACTTTTGTCAGTTAAActtgtgttttttcacactcagaccaacaaaagttttatcaacaaaagtgcaagtgtagacatagccttgatATTTACCTAAGGTCACACAAAGTCCAAGGTAGAGTAGGGTCTTAAACTAAGTCTCCCCCGTCCTAAACTAGTTCATTACCTACTGGACCATCCATTATCTGGCATGGTGATCAACATATTCATGTCCTCCAGGCTTGATTATTGCAACTCATATCTAGGAATTAACCCTCACAGCCAGAATAAAGCTCCAACTGATATACAACGAATCAGCCCAACAGGCCACCATGAGAATATCACTCCAGTGTTTTGCTCTCCTTGCTATCTGCCCACGAGCTATCGAGTCCAAATCAGGCGCTCCCTCCTGATATACAAGGGATAAACCCTGGTTGCCTGGAAGATCTCTTCTCCAATCACCAGGGCCTTCCACAACGGTTATGTTTTACTGGAAGCATGTAAATGTCAACCAACAGTGGGATTTTTGTGAGCATGGGAGACCGAACTCTCACAGGAGCTGGACCTAGACTGTGGAATTTGCTCCTGCAACGTCTAAGGATGACCCAGACACTGAATGGCCTAGATCAGAATTAAGTGCAAACTCATCTCTTTGACATGACTTTCCCTTTGTAATGTCTGTCTTCCTCTCTCACACCTAACAGCCAATCAAGCTATTTCTCCCACAAGCCAGGAAGGAAGAAAGATAAATTGATTGTATTATTTCTATTTTCCAGTACTCTGAGGTGCTCCAGTGTTCTAGCCCCCATTGTCATATTACATACATTCGTACAAAcaccttatggaaaagtcctatactGTTTAATAGAGATTAAGCCAACAGGGATGTATAGATATCACTAAAACCCTACAGGATTTAATAGTGGCTGACATCCTCTGGGTTGTGTAGCTTACTGcactaaggaaaaaaaattcctaaaacGGAAAAATAAGTTACACCGAACATGAACATTACTGTCAAGTACCATTAATAACCAGTAACTGGATCCATATATTATAACAATAGGAAAAGTATGAACAAGTTGTTAGATATTAAGAGGTTCTGGCAAGATCCTCCATTGCTTAGTCAAAAGCCACCACAGTTTAATGATAGTACCTGGGCTTTGCACTGTGTTTATATCCTTTTTAATTCATATATTCTCT is part of the Caretta caretta isolate rCarCar2 chromosome 5, rCarCar1.hap1, whole genome shotgun sequence genome and harbors:
- the HACD4 gene encoding very-long-chain (3R)-3-hydroxyacyl-CoA dehydratase 4 isoform X1 translates to MRPLKTHSAARGFAAELRAGAARALAPHTRARRSPCPRTPQAGSSLVSGCDLRLYKEIGVFTSSEITCRRSSKTRIHWEAKEPCCTMYTYLFIYYLIQFCGHSWIFTNMTIRFLSFGKDSLADTFYSIGFVMCLCQSLSILELLHILVGIEKNCFLPRFLQITERIIILFVITSQEEVQGKYIVCVLFFLWNLLDVIRYTYCMLSVTGTYYEALTWLNYTLWIPVYPLSILAKAFAIYESLPYFESFGTYSTKLPFPVALSICFPYILKMYLAMLFVGKIFISCEQDLNATMLEFTNLRWQKSNQ
- the HACD4 gene encoding very-long-chain (3R)-3-hydroxyacyl-CoA dehydratase 4 isoform X4; translated protein: MRPLKTHSAARGFAAELRAGAARALAPHTRARRSPCPRTPQAGSSLVSGCDLRLYKEIGVFTSSEITCRRSSKTRIHWEAKEPCCTMYTYLFIYYLIQFCGHSWIFTNMTIRFLSFGKDSLADTFYSIGFVMCLCQSLSILELLHILVGIEKNCFLPRFLQITERIIILFVITSQEEVQGKYIVCVLFFLWNLLDVIRYTYCMLSVTGTYYEALTWLNYTLWIPVYPLSILAKGMYFITRYLCSERKAHLGASYMKEKRS
- the HACD4 gene encoding very-long-chain (3R)-3-hydroxyacyl-CoA dehydratase 4 isoform X5 is translated as MRPLKTHSAARGFAAELRAGAARALAPHTRARRSPCPRTPQAGSSLVSGCDLRLYKEIGVFTSSEITCRRSSKTRIHWEAKEPCCTMYTYLFIYYLIQFCGHSWIFTNMTIRFLSFGKDSLADTFYSIGFVMCLCQSLSILELLHILVGIEKNCFLPRFLQITERIIILFVITSQEEVQGKYIVCVLFFLWNLLDVIRYTYCMLSVTGTYYEALTWLNYTLWIPVYPLSILAKGQFLSPGKLTIC
- the HACD4 gene encoding very-long-chain (3R)-3-hydroxyacyl-CoA dehydratase 4 isoform X2, with product MRPLKTHSAARGFAAELRAGAARALAPHTRARRSPCPRTPQAGSSLVSGCDLRLYKEIGVFTSSEITCRRSSKTRIHWEAKEPCCTMYTYLFIYYLIQFCGHSWIFTNMTIRFLSFGKDSLADTFYSIGFVMCLCQSLSILELLHILVGIEKNCFLPRFLQITERIIILFVITSQEEVQGKYIVCVLFFLWNLLDVIRYTYCMLSVTGTYYEALTWLNYTLWIPVYPLSILAKAFAIYESLPYFESFGTYSTKLPFPVALSICFPYILKMYLAMLFVGMYFITRYLCSERKAHLGASYMKEKRS
- the HACD4 gene encoding very-long-chain (3R)-3-hydroxyacyl-CoA dehydratase 4 isoform X3; the protein is MKKSTSNKQPKCATYTVLSHCQPGVGKPQSPVWSLIRQCGMPSSSCTMYTYLFIYYLIQFCGHSWIFTNMTIRFLSFGKDSLADTFYSIGFVMCLCQSLSILELLHILVGIEKNCFLPRFLQITERIIILFVITSQEEVQGKYIVCVLFFLWNLLDVIRYTYCMLSVTGTYYEALTWLNYTLWIPVYPLSILAKAFAIYESLPYFESFGTYSTKLPFPVALSICFPYILKMYLAMLFVGKIFISCEQDLNATMLEFTNLRWQKSNQ